In Scleropages formosus chromosome 10, fSclFor1.1, whole genome shotgun sequence, a single genomic region encodes these proteins:
- the LOC108941412 gene encoding olfactory receptor 2AT4-like → MSYTNASTITEFLLMGFPGLQSWYYGPVAGLFLVVYLAILSGNGLLLVFVGTERSLQKPTYLIFCNLAISDIAFATTTLPKAIARYWVEDQIISFNGCFLQMFMVHLLGSINSFLLMIMALDRYIAICSPLRYQTLIKNSSVLILCGLSWLIPSIWMITIVVQAYFLSYCNSNKIFQCYCDHIGIVGLACENTWKVQTVAYVAAMTLLLGPLTFILFSYISIIITVMKIAHLEGRYKTFSTCSPQLFVICLYYVPRCFNYLANRVWFNFSAEVRIVMILLYSLFPPVVNPLIYCFRTKEIKELLSKKFKARRIGF, encoded by the coding sequence ATGTCGTACACCAATGCAAGTACCATAACCGAGTTTTTGTTGATGGGGTTCCCTGGACTCCAATCCTGGTACTATGGGCCAGTGGCAGGACTTTTCCTTGTTGTCTATCTGGCCATTTTATCAGGGAATGGGCTCCTTTTAGTTTTTGTGGGCACTGAGAGAAGTCTTCAAAAACCTACATACCTCATATTTTGTAATCTGGCCATTTCAGACATTGCCTTTGCTACCACCACTTTGCCCAAAGCCATTGCCCGATATTGGGTAGAAGACCAAATCATCTCTTTTAATGGCTGTTTCCTTCAGATGTTTATGGTCCATTTGTTGGGATCAATCAATTCTTTTCTTCTCATGATAATGGCTCTTGATCGTTACATAGCCATATGCAGTCCCCTTAGATACCAGACACTGATTAAAAACTCTTCAGTACTGATCTTGTGTGGCCTCTCCTGGCTTATACCATCAATCTGGATGATTACTATTGTTGTACAGGCCTACTTTCTTTCATACTGCAACTCTAACAAAATTTTCCAGTGTTACTGTGATCATATTGGAATAGTGGGACTAGCATGTGAAAATACTTGGAAGGTCCAAACTGTAGCATATGTTGCAGCCATGACTCTGTTGTTAGGTCCActcacatttatattattttcttacatttccattattATCACTGTAATGAAAATAGCACATTTGGAGGGTAGATACAAAACCTTCTCTACTTGTAGTCCTCAGCTTTTTGTCATATGCCTCTATTATGTCCCCCGTTGTTTTAATTATCTGGCCAACCGCGTTTGGTTCAACTTCAGTGCAGAAGTACGGATTGTTATGATTCTGCTTTACAGCCTCTTTCCCCCAGTGGTCAACCCTTTGATATATTGCTTCAGAACTAAAGAAATTAAGGAGTTATTGAGCAAAAAGTTTAAAGCAAGAAGGATAGGGTTTTGA